The Nitrospira sp. genome window below encodes:
- the glgC gene encoding glucose-1-phosphate adenylyltransferase, producing the protein MKNIFTMVLAGGKGERLFPLTDQRAKPAVPFGGKYRIIDFTLSNCINSGLRKIVVLIQYKSHSLDRHIRVGWNVLNAELGEYIASVPPQQRISEDWYRGTADAVYQNMFLIDGENPQYLLILAGDHIYKMNYAEMFHWLIAKSADVVVGAIDIPVQDATRFGVIAVDEDYRITRFDEKPANPIPLPNDPTHAFASMGIYLFRTQALREYLIADAQEGTAHDFGKNIIPRMIEQKRVYAFKFQDANRKAVQYWRDIGTLDAYWEANMDLVAVDPQFNLYDADWPIRTYQGQFPPAKFVFAQDYQGGRMGVALDSVVCGGCIVSGGRVQNSILSPNVRVQDHADVRESIIMENVTIGEHSRIRRAIIDKDVTIPPHTEIGYNREADAQRFTVTDSGLVVISKGMKLHAAVDSSG; encoded by the coding sequence GTGAAGAACATTTTCACGATGGTCCTGGCCGGTGGGAAAGGCGAGCGCCTGTTTCCTCTCACAGACCAACGTGCAAAACCCGCCGTCCCCTTCGGGGGGAAGTACCGCATCATCGATTTCACGCTGAGCAATTGTATCAATTCTGGGCTCCGCAAGATCGTCGTGCTGATCCAGTACAAATCGCACTCGCTCGATCGCCATATCCGAGTTGGCTGGAATGTGCTCAACGCTGAACTCGGCGAATACATCGCATCCGTCCCTCCGCAGCAACGGATCAGCGAAGACTGGTACCGGGGGACAGCCGACGCCGTGTATCAGAATATGTTCCTGATCGACGGCGAGAATCCGCAGTATCTGCTGATCTTGGCCGGTGACCATATTTACAAAATGAACTATGCGGAGATGTTCCATTGGCTCATCGCCAAAAGCGCGGATGTGGTGGTTGGAGCCATCGATATCCCGGTCCAGGACGCCACCCGATTTGGCGTCATCGCCGTCGACGAAGACTACCGGATTACCCGGTTCGATGAGAAACCTGCGAACCCTATCCCCCTACCCAACGATCCGACCCATGCCTTCGCCTCGATGGGGATCTACCTCTTCCGCACCCAAGCGCTTCGCGAATATCTGATCGCCGACGCGCAGGAAGGCACGGCTCATGACTTTGGGAAGAACATCATCCCCCGCATGATCGAACAGAAACGGGTGTATGCCTTCAAGTTTCAGGATGCCAATAGAAAGGCCGTCCAATATTGGCGTGACATTGGCACGCTGGACGCTTACTGGGAAGCCAACATGGATTTGGTCGCCGTCGATCCCCAGTTCAATCTCTACGATGCAGACTGGCCGATCCGAACCTATCAAGGACAGTTTCCTCCTGCCAAATTCGTCTTTGCCCAGGATTACCAGGGTGGTCGCATGGGGGTGGCTCTCGATTCGGTCGTCTGTGGCGGTTGCATCGTCTCGGGCGGACGTGTGCAGAATTCGATTCTCTCTCCGAACGTCCGGGTGCAAGATCATGCGGACGTTCGGGAGTCCATCATCATGGAAAACGTCACGATCGGTGAACACAGCCGAATCAGGCGCGCGATCATCGATAAGGATGTGACAATCCCCCCTCACACTGAAATCGGATACAATAGAGAGGCCGATGCCCAGCGCTTTACCGTCACCGACTCCGGCCTCGTAGTGATCTCAAAGGGAATGAAACTGCATGCCGCCGTCGATTCATCCGGTTGA
- a CDS encoding HEAT repeat domain-containing protein: MIKTLSMVAIILCGFVGAETLQAFSDHSPLVWQIQLPYEAPPENPEVPDVSVPPNTAPLGPEELQRAEALLPLLEGKQEFWAMGEFVHLGESSVPVLVKALTMPSPRIRYNAIETVLMMKGVQGVPALLATAKEPNEIPRVREHALRVAVRLDPAQAPDAIAVMATDLNPSVRKSAAFEARYVRQKTVIPILIPMISDEERFVALSALQSLWILTRHETESHDWETSTKQDRAAWSSEWTEWWEDNREVFEIPEPKRSRRSS; this comes from the coding sequence GTGATCAAAACTCTCAGCATGGTTGCAATCATTCTATGCGGATTTGTAGGGGCAGAGACCCTGCAGGCATTCTCTGACCATTCTCCACTGGTATGGCAGATTCAACTGCCCTATGAGGCTCCACCAGAAAATCCTGAGGTTCCGGACGTGTCGGTTCCTCCTAACACGGCTCCGCTCGGTCCGGAGGAGCTGCAACGTGCAGAGGCGTTGCTCCCGTTATTAGAGGGAAAACAGGAATTTTGGGCCATGGGCGAGTTCGTCCATCTTGGTGAATCGTCTGTCCCCGTTTTAGTCAAGGCCTTGACGATGCCCAGTCCGCGGATCCGCTACAATGCGATCGAAACGGTATTGATGATGAAAGGTGTGCAGGGAGTTCCAGCGCTTCTGGCGACTGCCAAAGAACCCAACGAAATCCCGCGAGTCCGTGAACATGCCTTGCGAGTTGCCGTTCGCCTCGATCCTGCCCAAGCGCCGGATGCTATTGCTGTGATGGCGACGGATCTGAATCCATCTGTCCGAAAGAGCGCGGCCTTTGAAGCGAGATATGTGCGGCAGAAGACCGTCATCCCCATTCTCATTCCAATGATCAGTGATGAGGAGCGCTTTGTGGCACTCTCGGCCCTGCAATCACTCTGGATCCTGACACGCCACGAGACGGAATCTCACGATTGGGAAACGTCGACTAAACAGGACCGTGCGGCATGGTCGAGTGAATGGACCGAGTGGTGGGAAGACAATCGAGAGGTCTTTGAGATTCCCGAACCGAAGCGGTCGAGGAGGAGTTCGTAG